ACATTAATGTGGCAAGTCATGCATACAACCAATAATCAATATtagaaaaatttattaattgacgtgatatatacatatacttgTTACAACATATAGGTAAATCAATATAGTTAAAAAATGTGAACTCCATAGcttattttcaataaaaaaatattacaagCGTTCGAAGTTTAGAATTCAACTTCTCAAACTTTAGTTTAAGGAAGTCGGCAAGAATTCTATGCATGTAATGTTTGATTTTCCATGGGGAAGGACATATCGATCAAATGTTTTCTCTACATTATCAATTCAAGGCTTCAATCATATTCTGGGGTTTTTGGAATACATATGATTCGTGCTAGAACCAATATGCTTTTCTGACAACAAACCTGTACGGCTGTACACATTCTAAAAATGCGGTGAATTTAGACGATTAGGTGGTTGTATGTGAAATCCCCTCTTCATGGATGGCTGGTATTGGTTAATCTCGATCGAATTCGTACTCTGAAATTAATGGGTTTTAACTTTCTCTTTGGCCATCTATTATTATGCATTTAACATAAAACTTTTGGACTATTCAAAAACTGTATAAAATACTAGTTTGGCAGATAAAAATCTTGACCACTAATTTGGATCTTATATTATGAGGGGACAGTCAtcgtgctttttttttttgggttatcTGTGAATATCATTACCAGGACAGAAAGCCAAACATAGGCCATCTGCAACTAAAAAGGGTCAGACAACTCTCTTTGATCCTATAGCctttcaaaaaattaatattttaataaatagtgtcatgtcatttttcttaCCATCTACAACCGAggggccataggccaaacataaccATGTGaccaaaaaccatctccaaccgaggaaaCCAAAAGGCCATaaagccaaacataatttattattttaattgaattaatatgattacttaaattaaactacctaCATAATTTTACGTTATGGATTGTCAATAATTTTATGTCTCAAATTTCGAGTGTCATGTGTTGATGTGTGAGTAACTTTACAGATTTCTTGTTGATAaggaatctcaataattttacgtCTCAGATTTCAAGTGTCACGGTTCGATGTGTGATTAATTTTGcagattttttgttgataagtaatctcaataattttacgtCTCGGATTTCAAGTGCTACGTCTAGATCTGTGAGTAACTTTGCAGATTTCTTATCGATAAGGAATTTCAATAATTTTACGTCTCGGATTTCGAGTGTCGATAaggaatctcaataattttacgtCTTGAATTTCGAGTGCCACGTGTCGATCTGTGAGTAACTCTCCAGATTTCTTATCGATAaggaatctcaataatttttcggataggattttgaGTGCCACGTGTCGAGATGTAATTGGTTGTGAGAATTTTTTATAGGATTTTTATCTGCGTGACACTTCTTACCTTCAGCTTCCTATATccataaatagggtggatattggcCTATAATTCAATTCTTGGTCGTTCAGCCCTGTTCGATAACCTGACGGAGGGTAAATCccctcaacttgactactacgTCAACGGGCGTCAATACAAcatggggtattacttggcaaatgacatctacccaaagtgggtgacacttgtccaagcaattgcAAACCCAACGAATAACGCCGAAAAGtggtttaccttacaccaaggggcataccggaaagatgttgagagggttttcggtattctacaagcacggtggaagatCATTAAGGAACCGGCAAaagggtggagtcgagaaaatttggactcaATCAttatgtcttgcatcatattacacaacatgattgtggaggatgagcgagatgggtatattgatggagagtctgATGATGATCAAGaggatccaaataggtcaagaagggctcgtgcaaaaatatatgatgggcctaatttgcctttcaatccaaaaactggtaatatctctttaaatgtGTACATAAGGAGTCATAGGATGATACGTTCCCATGccataaacaagtacctacaacaggatcttgttgtACATCTTTGGGCGAAAAGAAGCATGTAGTAGGcgttttaagttttatgttgttaaatgtttttaaaaatgttgtttaagcttcatgttgttaaatttttttttatgttgtttaatgttacttaatgttatttaatgttgtttaatattgtttaatgttatttcatgttacttaatgttatttaatgttgtttaatgacTAAGGAAGTTATAGGAACTTCAAGCCCGGCCTAGGGTTGGCTGGGTTGGGCTAGCCGGTTGGCCCTTTTATCATTTTCTCGCCTGGTGAGgccacgagccctttggcctaaccctcggttggagacggttttcgtgtCATTTTATCTATTTTCGACCCTCTGTCCTTTTAGCCAGATCGGTTGGAGTACAGTGAGGGGAGGTACAAAAGGATAAGACTCTGCAACAAATGCTAAAGCGCACCCCCTTCACTACCAATTTCAGGAAATGAAGAAGGACATGGAAAGCCATCATTGTTGAGAACATGAACCATCAAAGATGAATGGCAGTTATCCCAAGTGAAATCGCACATCTCCGTAATCTTACTTGACGCCAAACGGTCCCTCACCATATTGGCCTATCTTGGGATCCAAGACCAGCGGTATACTAGAAAAGAATCCCCAAGTCTCCTGATTTTGGTTAGGGAAAAGAAAGCCTTCCAACATCCAAGTGTGGAGGGGTCTCGCAAACAATCAATACTCTTCTTAGAATCTGATTCCATGATAACCAAGTCCAAGCCTAGAGAGATGGCAAGTTTGCACCTGCAGAGTATCACCAAAATTTCAGATGTAGCTACATATGAAGCCTTGCTCTGATAACTCTTAGCCGCCACAAACAGTCCATTCGAGTTTCTAGCTACTACCCTGGCAAAACCATCGCCATTGGTAACTGTCAAACTAGCATCCACATTCAGCTTAATAAATGGAGAATAGGGAGGAAACCACTAGACCGTAGGCTGATCACTTAGCTCTCGTACTTGGTTCATCAATGGATGACAAGAAGCCTTCATGAACAAGGCAACCCAAACAGAGATAACAAGTATAATCTATAATGGGTCAATTGTCCTTTGGTTGAATAAGAGGTTACACCTGTCATTTGAGACAGGAACTTATTCATTTCCAGCTTCGACCTATTTAATGTTGACGAGTGAGGACAACCAGCCAAGGTGGATATTCCATCACAGTTGATTTGTAGTTTAAGGGTCCCCCAAACCAAATAGTCTCCATCCATGGGCAGAATAATAGAAGGTGCTCTACGGATTCCTCTTGAACACTACAAATAAGGCAGAGTGGTGAGGGTGAGGACTTTCGCTTGTATAGCTCAGCCATGGTAGCCACAGCTTGTTGCAAAGCTCTCACATAAAGCTACTAACTTTTGGAAGAGT
This window of the Malus domestica chromosome 03, GDT2T_hap1 genome carries:
- the LOC139194716 gene encoding uncharacterized protein is translated as MGYYLANDIYPKWVTLVQAIANPTNNAEKWFTLHQGAYRKDVERVFGILQARWKIIKEPAKGWSRENLDSIIMSCIILHNMIVEDERDGYIDGESDDDQEDPNRSRRARAKIYDGPNLPFNPKTGNISLNVYIRSHRMIRSHAINKYLQQDLVVHLWAKRSM